In one Saccharibacillus brassicae genomic region, the following are encoded:
- a CDS encoding methyl-accepting chemotaxis protein, with product MKLTIKQKLFGGFGTMIVLIIILNSLTNMGTQTLQKQAEQLKTHDIPSVVMLEEINDRLKTIDQLTMRNILETSDADMGGSRERIDLAMREMNEQIEAYAAQQTSDEEREGALQFQQAAAGYGQSVTKILDLSEVNRDDEAAALQSQTQELVTKMTEALHGTLDQKVAAMNLSAEAQTEATGRILIISVSALVIAVLLAVLLTLLISRSITRPLGSMIRQVDYMAAGELDKIDDLPTGLKGELGQLASSLQQMGRNQRDILLEVGRTAGALSASAEEFKSVAQESADGAEHSANSMQRMAETSESQLNASRSGGELMQQMLNKIVVIRDRVSETSESAHTASGSSERGGEVVHEAVRQMEATVVGMDGMTEAVDTLNRRSLEIGEIVKLITNIAKQTNLLALNASIEAARAGEHGKGFAVVASEVGKLAEQSSASASQIIDMIDNVREDAQQLSRIIAQTSGQVSAGRDAIRATGDLFGDIRRTVEQVGRQSEQAAQASGEMVQVVEKVASSIMEGGSRMEHTAEEIQNVSAVSEQQAASMQEMSAGAASLSEMADELQRLAARFTL from the coding sequence TTGAAACTTACGATTAAGCAGAAGTTATTCGGTGGATTCGGTACGATGATTGTATTGATCATTATCTTGAACAGTCTGACCAATATGGGGACACAGACGCTGCAGAAACAGGCAGAGCAGTTGAAAACGCACGATATTCCGAGTGTCGTCATGCTTGAAGAGATCAATGACCGCCTCAAGACGATCGATCAGCTGACGATGCGCAACATTTTGGAGACAAGCGATGCCGATATGGGCGGAAGCCGCGAACGAATCGATCTGGCCATGCGCGAAATGAACGAGCAAATCGAAGCGTACGCCGCGCAGCAGACTTCGGACGAAGAACGCGAAGGCGCTTTGCAGTTCCAGCAGGCCGCTGCCGGTTACGGACAATCGGTCACGAAAATTTTGGATCTGTCGGAAGTGAACCGCGACGACGAAGCCGCGGCTTTGCAAAGTCAGACGCAGGAGCTCGTCACGAAGATGACGGAAGCGCTGCACGGGACGCTGGACCAAAAAGTGGCGGCGATGAACCTTTCGGCCGAAGCGCAGACCGAAGCCACGGGCCGCATTCTGATCATTTCCGTTTCGGCGCTCGTCATCGCCGTGCTGCTCGCCGTGCTGCTGACGCTGCTCATCTCGCGCAGCATTACCCGTCCGCTCGGTTCGATGATCCGGCAGGTCGATTATATGGCGGCCGGCGAACTCGACAAGATCGACGACCTGCCGACCGGGCTGAAGGGCGAACTCGGCCAGTTGGCGTCTTCGCTGCAGCAAATGGGCCGCAATCAGCGCGATATTCTGCTCGAAGTGGGCCGGACGGCCGGAGCGCTTTCCGCGTCCGCCGAAGAGTTCAAATCGGTCGCGCAGGAAAGCGCGGACGGCGCGGAACATTCGGCGAATTCGATGCAGCGCATGGCCGAGACGAGCGAGTCGCAGTTGAACGCTTCGCGTTCGGGCGGCGAACTCATGCAGCAGATGCTGAACAAGATCGTCGTCATCCGTGACCGCGTGTCGGAGACTTCCGAATCGGCGCATACGGCCAGCGGCAGTTCCGAACGGGGGGGCGAAGTGGTGCACGAAGCCGTGCGCCAGATGGAAGCGACCGTCGTCGGCATGGACGGCATGACCGAGGCGGTGGACACGCTTAACCGGCGTTCGCTGGAGATCGGCGAAATCGTCAAGCTGATTACGAATATCGCCAAGCAGACCAACCTGCTGGCGCTGAACGCCTCGATCGAGGCGGCGCGCGCGGGCGAACACGGCAAAGGCTTTGCCGTCGTCGCAAGCGAAGTCGGCAAATTGGCCGAGCAGTCGTCGGCGTCGGCTTCGCAGATTATCGACATGATCGACAATGTCCGCGAAGACGCGCAGCAGCTCAGCCGGATCATCGCGCAAACGTCCGGGCAGGTCTCTGCCGGACGCGATGCGATTCGGGCGACCGGCGACCTGTTCGGCGATATTCGCCGCACGGTCGAGCAGGTAGGCCGCCAGAGCGAACAGGCCGCGCAGGCTTCCGGCGAGATGGTGCAGGTCGTCGAAAAGGTCGCGTCTTCCATCATGGAAGGCGGAAGCCGGATGGAGCACACCGCCGAAGAGATCCAGAACGTCTCGGCCGTGTCCGAGCAGCAGGCAGCTTCCATGCAGGAGATGTCCGCAGGCGCGGCGTCGCTGTCGGAAATGGCCGATGAACTTCAGCGGCTCGCTGCGCGCTTCACGCTATAA
- a CDS encoding glycosyl hydrolase: MNRLEIRGTGKWFGKGGALLLAAALITGTAASARPETAHAYSVWNVYNEAMRLDKQGRYAEAIAKYEQAGREMAASRDYGNAGRMYRNAGEAYVKLKRYDRAVVSWDLESAYYAKVNLVQDSIAVQRKADALRSSVQLYYGTGLSEAALAGRERGLAPLEPANGILLGAYAEQNPKVHATNGKFYTNEYPKFTGKKHAGYLIYFTYGTPLSTIRSHLDAAKRSGTAIELGVQPLQGMGQVRDDAYLRQLARDAAASGVPIFLRFANEMNGNWTPWKSTPKTYIEKFRLVADVFHEEAPGSVAMVWAPGANPIDNLRSYYPGDKYVDWVGVSLYSIYNPSADPLKQGIDRSSHIAKLDAVYGWYADRKPIMIAEGSVSYMYPEKMRDVTEWSVYQTQQLYATLPMKYPKVKAAFWFDVDTQGTTDRVKYYGLSNNDKMLAAYRKAIANPFYLSGIGANTTLSYNPIAATVPARKLSVSGYVKTWSPTLGRVVYKIGGKQVGAAANPPWTAELDFSKYRGKSITVDVAAYDKQGKWVTTQSVKTKVQ; this comes from the coding sequence ATGAACAGGTTGGAGATTCGGGGGACCGGCAAATGGTTCGGAAAAGGGGGCGCCCTGCTGCTGGCGGCCGCGCTGATCACGGGGACGGCGGCTTCGGCGCGGCCCGAAACGGCGCACGCTTACAGCGTCTGGAACGTCTATAATGAAGCAATGCGGCTGGACAAGCAGGGCCGGTATGCCGAGGCGATCGCCAAATACGAACAGGCCGGCCGGGAGATGGCGGCCAGCCGCGATTACGGCAACGCCGGGCGGATGTACCGCAATGCGGGAGAAGCTTACGTGAAGCTCAAGCGCTACGACCGGGCCGTCGTCAGCTGGGATCTGGAATCGGCGTATTATGCCAAGGTGAATCTGGTGCAGGACAGTATCGCCGTCCAACGCAAAGCGGATGCGCTGCGCAGTTCGGTGCAGCTCTATTACGGAACGGGGCTGTCCGAAGCGGCGCTTGCGGGCCGCGAGCGCGGTCTGGCTCCGCTCGAACCGGCCAACGGCATCCTGCTCGGCGCGTACGCGGAACAGAACCCGAAAGTGCATGCGACGAACGGCAAATTCTATACGAACGAATATCCGAAATTTACCGGCAAAAAGCACGCGGGGTACTTGATCTACTTCACGTACGGCACGCCGCTGTCCACGATCCGGTCGCATCTCGACGCGGCCAAGCGCAGCGGCACGGCGATCGAACTCGGCGTACAGCCGCTGCAGGGCATGGGACAGGTACGGGATGACGCGTATTTGCGGCAGCTGGCCCGGGACGCCGCGGCTTCCGGCGTGCCGATCTTCCTGCGTTTCGCGAACGAGATGAACGGCAACTGGACACCGTGGAAAAGCACGCCCAAAACGTATATCGAGAAATTCCGGCTCGTCGCGGACGTTTTCCACGAAGAAGCGCCAGGCAGCGTCGCGATGGTATGGGCGCCCGGCGCCAATCCGATCGACAATCTCCGCAGTTATTATCCGGGCGACAAGTACGTCGACTGGGTCGGCGTCAGCCTCTATTCGATCTACAATCCGTCCGCGGACCCGCTGAAGCAGGGCATCGACCGCAGCAGCCATATCGCCAAGCTGGACGCGGTCTACGGCTGGTACGCCGACCGGAAGCCGATCATGATCGCGGAAGGTTCGGTCTCGTACATGTACCCGGAGAAAATGCGCGACGTGACCGAGTGGTCCGTCTATCAGACGCAGCAGCTCTACGCGACGCTGCCGATGAAATACCCGAAAGTCAAAGCGGCGTTCTGGTTCGACGTCGACACGCAGGGCACGACCGACCGGGTCAAATATTACGGGTTGTCCAACAACGACAAGATGCTGGCGGCGTACCGGAAAGCGATCGCGAATCCGTTCTATCTCAGCGGGATCGGCGCGAACACGACGTTGTCGTACAATCCGATCGCGGCGACCGTTCCGGCCCGCAAGTTGAGCGTGTCCGGCTACGTCAAGACGTGGTCGCCGACGCTCGGCCGGGTCGTCTACAAGATCGGCGGCAAGCAGGTCGGCGCAGCTGCGAATCCTCCGTGGACGGCCGAGCTCGATTTTTCCAAATACAGGGGCAAATCGATTACTGTCGACGTCGCGGCTTACGACAAGCAGGGCAAATGGGTGACGACGCAGTCGGTGAAGACGAAAGTGCAGTGA
- a CDS encoding NAD(P)H-dependent oxidoreductase, with product MKNTLIIAAHPTLASSRVNRKWLEEAAKHPEQVTISSLHEKYPDGVIDIAAEQALVEAHDRIVLQFPFYWFNCPPMIKQWLDEVLLEGWAYGNGVDLFRSKSIGLAITAGGRETDYRPGEAFRYEISALLTPFEVTAAYIEAAYETPFVYYGVNSRTNDEEIRRSAELYMDYLLQPRAVSVPAE from the coding sequence ATGAAGAACACCTTGATCATTGCCGCCCATCCGACGTTGGCGTCTTCCCGCGTCAACCGCAAATGGCTGGAAGAAGCCGCGAAGCACCCCGAACAAGTTACGATCAGCTCCCTGCATGAAAAATACCCCGACGGCGTCATCGATATCGCTGCCGAGCAGGCACTGGTTGAAGCGCACGACCGGATCGTGCTGCAATTTCCGTTCTACTGGTTCAACTGCCCGCCGATGATCAAGCAGTGGCTGGACGAAGTGCTGCTGGAAGGCTGGGCTTACGGCAACGGCGTCGATCTGTTTCGCAGCAAAAGCATCGGTCTCGCCATTACCGCCGGAGGACGGGAAACCGATTACCGGCCGGGAGAAGCGTTCCGGTACGAGATCTCCGCGCTGCTGACTCCGTTCGAAGTGACGGCAGCCTATATCGAGGCGGCATACGAGACGCCTTTTGTATACTACGGCGTCAACTCGCGCACGAACGACGAAGAGATTCGGCGAAGCGCGGAACTGTACATGGACTATTTGCTGCAGCCGCGGGCCGTTTCCGTTCCGGCGGAGTAA
- a CDS encoding winged helix-turn-helix transcriptional regulator: protein MEQEQPRKKYRVGVEVTLDVIGGKWKSLILYHLVSGKKRFNELRRLIPEISHKMLAQQLRELERDGVLLRCDYEEVPPKVEYELSEYGSEFIGVLDFFCHWGEAHLDRVYGDRRLMLEDPFEPEADLPDTAD from the coding sequence ATGGAGCAGGAGCAGCCGCGCAAAAAGTACCGGGTCGGCGTCGAAGTGACGCTGGACGTGATCGGCGGAAAATGGAAAAGTCTTATTCTCTACCATCTGGTATCCGGCAAGAAAAGATTCAATGAACTCAGGCGCCTCATACCGGAGATCAGCCACAAGATGCTGGCCCAGCAGCTGCGGGAGCTTGAGCGGGACGGCGTGCTGCTGCGCTGCGATTACGAAGAAGTTCCGCCCAAAGTCGAATACGAATTAAGCGAATACGGAAGCGAATTCATCGGCGTGCTGGACTTTTTCTGCCACTGGGGCGAGGCCCATCTGGACCGGGTCTACGGGGACCGGCGCCTGATGCTCGAAGATCCGTTCGAACCGGAAGCCGACCTGCCGGACACCGCGGATTGA
- a CDS encoding stalk domain-containing protein, with protein sequence MKKKVTAAVLTLGLTLSASAGVYAGSNLQEIRASLNSGLSLIVNGTAFTPTDGNGKALAPITYKGTTYLPVRSIGDALDTSVTYDAKNSRVVIGSTAATPPTTTPAPTTPPPKTPSTTTPAPTTPSTTTPAPTTPSTTTPAPTTPSTTTPAPTTPSTTTPAPSTTSQRPQHIPADFPLPADAKIFDLVEGVAGGTGTPSATFRYTTKQDLLSLGNQYKQYFVQKGATSKSEQVSASAFTIVNAGSSFSVTLDGKPGTGNNQGFNVIDVVWSGK encoded by the coding sequence ATGAAGAAAAAAGTTACGGCCGCTGTACTGACACTTGGATTGACGCTGAGCGCTTCCGCCGGCGTGTATGCAGGTTCGAACCTGCAGGAGATTCGCGCTTCGCTAAATAGCGGTCTCAGTCTGATCGTGAACGGAACAGCCTTTACCCCGACCGACGGAAATGGCAAAGCGCTTGCCCCTATCACCTATAAAGGCACGACGTATCTGCCGGTACGTTCGATCGGCGACGCGCTGGATACGTCCGTCACCTACGATGCGAAGAACAGCCGCGTCGTGATCGGCAGCACAGCGGCAACGCCGCCGACTACGACACCGGCACCTACGACGCCTCCACCTAAGACTCCGTCGACTACGACGCCTGCACCTACAACACCGTCGACTACGACGCCTGCACCTACGACACCGTCGACTACGACGCCTGCACCTACGACACCGTCGACTACGACACCTGCACCTACGACACCGTCGACTACGACGCCTGCACCGTCGACTACGTCCCAGCGTCCGCAGCATATCCCGGCCGATTTCCCTCTGCCGGCCGATGCCAAAATCTTCGACCTCGTCGAAGGCGTAGCCGGCGGCACGGGTACGCCTTCCGCGACGTTCCGCTACACGACGAAGCAGGATCTGCTGTCGCTCGGCAACCAATACAAGCAGTATTTCGTCCAAAAAGGCGCGACCAGCAAGTCCGAGCAGGTGAGCGCTTCGGCCTTCACTATCGTAAACGCGGGCAGCTCGTTCTCCGTTACGCTCGACGGCAAGCCTGGCACGGGCAACAACCAGGGCTTTAACGTGATCGACGTGGTCTGGAGCGGCAAATAA
- a CDS encoding DUF1273 domain-containing protein, whose translation MKNLLVTGYRANELGIFNQKHPGIPFIREAIKRRLIPLIEEGLEWVLTPGQYGVDLWACEAVIELKQDYPQLKLSILAAFAGMDEKWSDEKKEYWQNLQKQVDYYGLVSKEPYSGPWQFKARDGLLLRKSDGMLLVYDDEGAPGSPRYFREDAIRKRDEEGYVLIQITPEDIQSVAEDMQADLVDAQGEGMDPDDAQGIGTDWT comes from the coding sequence GTGAAAAATTTGCTCGTTACCGGCTACCGCGCGAACGAACTCGGCATTTTCAACCAGAAGCATCCGGGCATTCCGTTCATTCGCGAAGCGATCAAGCGGCGCCTGATTCCGTTGATCGAGGAAGGGCTGGAATGGGTTCTCACTCCCGGTCAATACGGCGTCGATCTGTGGGCGTGCGAAGCGGTGATCGAATTGAAACAAGACTACCCGCAGCTCAAGCTGTCGATTCTGGCGGCTTTTGCGGGGATGGACGAGAAGTGGAGCGACGAGAAAAAAGAATACTGGCAGAACCTGCAAAAGCAGGTCGATTATTACGGATTGGTCAGCAAAGAGCCGTACAGCGGACCGTGGCAGTTCAAGGCGCGGGACGGGCTGCTGCTGCGCAAAAGCGACGGCATGCTGCTCGTGTACGACGACGAAGGCGCTCCGGGCAGTCCGCGCTATTTCCGGGAAGACGCGATCCGCAAGCGGGACGAGGAAGGGTATGTGCTGATCCAGATCACGCCCGAAGATATCCAGTCGGTCGCGGAAGACATGCAGGCCGATCTGGTCGACGCGCAGGGCGAAGGCATGGACCCGGACGACGCGCAGGGCATCGGCACGGATTGGACATAG
- a CDS encoding Cof-type HAD-IIB family hydrolase → MEPSIIFFDIDGTLVDERKQVPPSAKEAVLELKRRGHIVAIATGRPQFMFKEIREELGIDTYVSYSGQYVVLNGQVLYTNPIDTRAVEQMTEIALKHNHPVILIDDEQMTATVPDDEFVAQGFGMMLNYISLSTPDPHFYKERFVYQASLFCSEADEALYDAIFPSLSFIRWNPLSADVLPAGGSKLEGIRKITDKLGIPPERQYAFGDALNDLEMLGGIPNSVAMGNGLPEVKAVAKWITKTNEDDGIAHGLKMVGLL, encoded by the coding sequence ATGGAACCAAGCATTATCTTTTTCGATATTGACGGCACGCTCGTGGACGAACGCAAGCAAGTTCCCCCGTCCGCCAAGGAAGCGGTGCTCGAACTGAAACGCCGGGGCCATATCGTCGCGATCGCGACCGGACGCCCGCAATTCATGTTCAAGGAAATCCGCGAAGAACTCGGCATCGACACCTACGTCAGCTACAGCGGGCAGTACGTCGTGCTGAACGGCCAGGTGCTGTACACGAACCCGATCGACACGCGCGCCGTAGAGCAGATGACGGAGATCGCCCTGAAGCACAACCATCCGGTCATCCTGATCGACGACGAACAGATGACGGCGACCGTGCCGGACGACGAATTCGTCGCGCAGGGCTTCGGCATGATGCTCAACTACATTTCGCTGTCGACGCCGGACCCGCACTTTTACAAGGAGCGGTTCGTCTATCAGGCTTCGCTGTTTTGCAGCGAGGCGGACGAAGCGCTGTACGACGCGATCTTCCCTTCCCTGTCTTTTATCCGCTGGAATCCGCTGTCGGCCGACGTGCTGCCCGCGGGCGGTAGCAAGCTCGAAGGCATTCGCAAAATCACGGACAAACTCGGCATCCCGCCCGAGCGCCAGTATGCGTTCGGTGACGCGCTGAACGACCTGGAGATGCTCGGCGGCATTCCGAACAGCGTCGCGATGGGCAACGGCCTGCCGGAAGTGAAAGCGGTCGCCAAGTGGATCACGAAGACGAACGAAGACGACGGCATCGCACACGGATTGAAAATGGTCGGCCTGCTGTAA
- a CDS encoding Cof-type HAD-IIB family hydrolase encodes MMERSIIFFDLDGTLLNDDKQINDSTREAITALKEQGHIVAIATGRAPFFFDHIREELNIDTYVSYNGSYVVLEGQVLFTNPLNEPSLQTLTDLALKNEHAIVYMDHEDMRANVPDSERVLESMGTLNVGMMPTHDPLYYKGRFIYQSLLFCAEGEEKAYEEQLEAFDFVRWHPFSVDVLPAGGSKFKGIGKITDKLGIPLERQYAFGDALNDLQMLRGIPNSVAMGSGLQEAKDAAKWVTTSNNEDGIAHGLKLAGLL; translated from the coding sequence ATCATGGAGAGAAGCATCATCTTTTTCGACCTGGACGGAACGCTGCTGAACGACGACAAACAGATCAACGACTCGACCCGCGAAGCGATCACCGCGCTCAAAGAGCAGGGGCACATCGTCGCGATCGCCACGGGACGCGCGCCTTTCTTTTTCGATCATATCCGGGAAGAACTGAATATCGACACCTATGTCAGCTATAACGGCTCTTATGTCGTGCTGGAAGGCCAGGTCCTGTTCACCAACCCGCTGAACGAGCCATCCCTGCAGACGCTGACCGACCTCGCTCTGAAGAACGAGCACGCCATCGTCTACATGGATCACGAAGACATGCGCGCCAACGTACCCGACAGCGAACGCGTGCTGGAGAGTATGGGCACGCTCAACGTGGGCATGATGCCGACGCACGATCCGCTGTATTACAAAGGCCGCTTTATCTACCAATCGCTGCTGTTCTGCGCCGAAGGCGAGGAAAAAGCGTACGAGGAGCAGCTCGAAGCGTTCGATTTCGTTCGCTGGCATCCGTTCTCGGTGGACGTTCTTCCGGCCGGCGGCAGCAAGTTCAAAGGCATCGGCAAAATCACCGACAAGCTCGGCATACCGCTGGAGCGCCAATACGCTTTCGGCGACGCGCTCAACGACCTGCAGATGCTCCGGGGCATTCCGAACAGCGTCGCGATGGGCAGCGGCCTGCAGGAAGCCAAAGACGCCGCCAAATGGGTCACGACTTCGAACAACGAAGACGGCATCGCCCACGGCCTCAAGCTGGCGGGTCTGCTGTAA
- a CDS encoding NAD-dependent malic enzyme, producing the protein MALGTSMIIRLQMDKKQVTFGEVAGAIGDGGGDVVAIDVIHASPEHTIRDLTVNLPEKMRDAVLQAVEALPGVKVVNVSDRTFLAHLGGKIEIMAKSPVKNREDLSHVYTPGVAKVCMAIHEDPQKAFTLTIKRNTIAVVSDGTAVLGLGDIGPRAAMPVMEGKAMLFKQFAGVDAFPICLDTKDTEEIIRTVKLIAPAFGGINLEDIGSPRCFEIERRLTEELDIPVFHDDQHGTAVVVLAGLLNALSIVGKKLEDAKIVVLGIGAAGSACVKMLLSAGARNLIAVDRCGALHKAEKYDNETWDWIADNCNPNGETGQLEHVIAGADVFIGVSRPNLLTLDHIKSMAPDPIVFAMANPDPEIDPELAEEHVRVMATGRSDFPNQINNVLCFPGMFRGALDCRASVINEEMKVAAAQAIASVVEDDELNEQYIIPSVFNDKVVDRIRDAVVKAALRTGVARRTPPEFR; encoded by the coding sequence ATGGCCCTTGGAACGAGCATGATCATACGGCTGCAAATGGACAAAAAACAGGTGACGTTCGGCGAAGTGGCGGGCGCGATCGGCGACGGAGGCGGAGACGTGGTCGCGATCGACGTCATCCATGCCAGTCCCGAGCATACGATCCGGGATCTCACGGTCAACCTGCCGGAAAAAATGCGCGACGCCGTGCTTCAGGCGGTCGAAGCGCTGCCGGGCGTCAAAGTCGTCAACGTATCGGACCGGACATTCCTCGCGCATCTAGGCGGCAAGATCGAGATCATGGCCAAATCGCCGGTCAAAAACCGCGAAGACCTGTCTCACGTCTACACCCCCGGCGTCGCAAAAGTCTGCATGGCGATCCACGAAGATCCGCAAAAAGCGTTCACGCTGACGATCAAGCGCAACACGATCGCGGTCGTATCGGACGGCACGGCGGTGCTCGGCCTGGGCGATATCGGACCCCGGGCGGCCATGCCCGTCATGGAAGGCAAAGCGATGCTGTTCAAGCAGTTCGCCGGCGTGGATGCTTTCCCGATCTGCCTCGATACCAAAGACACCGAAGAGATCATCCGGACCGTCAAGCTGATCGCTCCGGCTTTTGGAGGCATCAATCTTGAAGACATCGGTTCGCCGCGCTGCTTCGAAATCGAGCGCCGCCTGACCGAAGAATTGGACATTCCGGTCTTTCATGACGATCAGCACGGAACGGCGGTCGTCGTATTGGCCGGCCTGCTGAATGCGCTGAGCATCGTCGGCAAAAAGCTCGAAGACGCCAAGATCGTCGTGCTCGGCATCGGAGCCGCCGGTTCGGCGTGCGTCAAAATGCTGCTGTCGGCGGGCGCGCGCAATCTGATCGCCGTCGACCGCTGCGGCGCGCTGCACAAAGCGGAAAAATACGACAACGAGACGTGGGACTGGATCGCGGACAACTGCAATCCGAACGGAGAGACCGGGCAGCTGGAACACGTCATCGCCGGCGCGGACGTATTTATCGGCGTATCGCGTCCCAACCTGCTGACGCTGGACCATATCAAGTCGATGGCGCCCGATCCGATCGTATTCGCCATGGCGAATCCCGATCCGGAGATCGATCCGGAACTTGCGGAAGAACATGTACGCGTCATGGCGACGGGCCGCAGCGACTTCCCGAACCAGATCAACAACGTGCTCTGCTTCCCCGGCATGTTCCGCGGCGCGCTGGACTGCCGCGCGAGCGTCATCAACGAAGAGATGAAAGTCGCCGCCGCGCAGGCGATCGCATCGGTCGTCGAAGACGACGAGCTGAACGAGCAGTATATCATCCCGAGCGTGTTCAACGACAAAGTCGTCGACCGTATCCGCGACGCCGTCGTCAAAGCCGCGCTGCGCACCGGCGTGGCACGCCGCACGCCGCCGGAGTTCCGCTAG